A region of Anguilla rostrata isolate EN2019 chromosome 10, ASM1855537v3, whole genome shotgun sequence DNA encodes the following proteins:
- the hdr gene encoding hematopoietic death receptor isoform X1 produces MKQCWNYYFQFRMSVLKSVSFFICALSLAVAVKPNVRTLRSTDRNRLTREIYCSENLEYPHKSLCCLNCPAGQHVKSSCERAGERGRCSPCEYGTFTEHPNGLDRCFLCTKCRKDQEVTGVCTSTKDTECRCKAGTFCGTEQACEVCKKCTKCKEDEEVVRNCTTTSNSVCQKKPPSSNSGSTSPVVASVIVPLLLFVLLVIAVAIGLLCQKRALKKPTENRSHPDEEVNIHVDEDCERTMEEQQNRQNAGREEPEQQPFLQGIMLVGAQPSATDEEDKGLGDSLPNTTSSSQTSLSTQPTALPSKSPNPSPKTQRQPIIRENGCCRRLIPVNGEDSLLKAFDIIEKNLNCIYRNRFFRLIGLSDNTINNPEFSFSGDRVYKLLKSWMEKEGLKADINDLIQALLQLDQKYSAEIVIQEVIDHGYFRFQDES; encoded by the exons GTTTCCTTTTTCATCTGTGCCCTCTCCCTTGCGGTGGCTGTGAAACCAAATGTGAGAACCTTAAGATCTACGGACAGGAACAGGCTAACCCGGGAGATATATTGCAGCGAGAATCTGGAGTACCCACACAAGAGCTTGTGCTGTCTGAACTGTCCTGCTG gtCAGCATGTTAAAAGTTCTTGTGAAagagctggagagagggggagatgttCGCCCTGTGAATATGGCACATTCACAGAGCACCCGAACGGACTAGACCGATGCTTCCTGTGTACAAAATGCCGTAAAG ACCAGGAAGTGACTGGAGTTTGCACCAGCACCAAGGACACGGAGTGCCGGTGTAAAGCCGGCACGTTCTGTGGGACTGAACAAGCCTGTGAAGTGTGCAAGAAGTGCACTAA ATGTAAAGAGGACGAGGAAGTGGTGAGAAACTGCACCACCACATCCAATTCCGTCTGCCAGAAAAAGCCGCCCTCCAGCAACTCGGGTAGCACATCTCCAG TGGTTGCTTCTGTGATCGTGCCTCTTCTGCTGTTTGTCTTGTTGGTCATCGCTGTGGCCATTGGTTTGCTCTGTCAGAAGCgagcattaaaaaaaccaacag AGAACCGCAGCCACCCTGATGAAGAGGTGAACATTCACGTG GATGAAGACTGTGAGAGGACGATGGAGGAgcagcagaacagacagaacgCAGGACGGGAGGAGCCCGAGCAGCAGCCCTTCCTGCAGGGGATTATGTTGGTGGGTGCACAGCCTTCTGCCACGGACGAGGAGGACAAGGGCCTGGGCGACAGCCTCCCCAACACCACCAGCTCTTCCCAAACGAGTCTGAGCACTCAGCCCACAGCCCTGCCCTCCAAGtcccccaaccccagccccaaGACACAGAGGCAGCCTATCATTAGG GAGAATGGCTGTTGTAGAAGACTTATTCCTGTCAATG GGGAAGATTCTTTGTTGAAAGCCTTTGACATTATTGAGAAGAATCTGAACTGCATCTACCGCAACAGGTTCTTCAGACTTATCGGACTGAGCGACAACACCATAAACAATCCAGAATTTAGCTTTTCTGGAGATAGAGTGTATAAACTCCTGAAATCCTGGATGGAAAAGGAGGGCCTTAAAGCTGATATAAATGATCTCATTCAGGCACTGCTGCAGCTAGATCAAAAGTATTCTGCTGAAATTGTTATTCAAGAAGTCATTGATCATGGATATTTTAGATTTCAGGATGAGAGTTGA
- the hdr gene encoding hematopoietic death receptor isoform X2, translating to MKQCWNYYFQFRMSVLKSVSFFICALSLAVAVKPNVRTLRSTDRNRLTREIYCSENLEYPHKSLCCLNCPAGQHVKSSCERAGERGRCSPCEYGTFTEHPNGLDRCFLCTKCRKDQEVTGVCTSTKDTECRCKAGTFCGTEQACEVCKKCTKCKEDEEVVRNCTTTSNSVCQKKPPSSNSGSTSPVVASVIVPLLLFVLLVIAVAIGLLCQKRALKKPTENRSHPDEEVNIHVDEDCERTMEEQQNRQNAGREEPEQQPFLQGIMLENGCCRRLIPVNGEDSLLKAFDIIEKNLNCIYRNRFFRLIGLSDNTINNPEFSFSGDRVYKLLKSWMEKEGLKADINDLIQALLQLDQKYSAEIVIQEVIDHGYFRFQDES from the exons GTTTCCTTTTTCATCTGTGCCCTCTCCCTTGCGGTGGCTGTGAAACCAAATGTGAGAACCTTAAGATCTACGGACAGGAACAGGCTAACCCGGGAGATATATTGCAGCGAGAATCTGGAGTACCCACACAAGAGCTTGTGCTGTCTGAACTGTCCTGCTG gtCAGCATGTTAAAAGTTCTTGTGAAagagctggagagagggggagatgttCGCCCTGTGAATATGGCACATTCACAGAGCACCCGAACGGACTAGACCGATGCTTCCTGTGTACAAAATGCCGTAAAG ACCAGGAAGTGACTGGAGTTTGCACCAGCACCAAGGACACGGAGTGCCGGTGTAAAGCCGGCACGTTCTGTGGGACTGAACAAGCCTGTGAAGTGTGCAAGAAGTGCACTAA ATGTAAAGAGGACGAGGAAGTGGTGAGAAACTGCACCACCACATCCAATTCCGTCTGCCAGAAAAAGCCGCCCTCCAGCAACTCGGGTAGCACATCTCCAG TGGTTGCTTCTGTGATCGTGCCTCTTCTGCTGTTTGTCTTGTTGGTCATCGCTGTGGCCATTGGTTTGCTCTGTCAGAAGCgagcattaaaaaaaccaacag AGAACCGCAGCCACCCTGATGAAGAGGTGAACATTCACGTG GATGAAGACTGTGAGAGGACGATGGAGGAgcagcagaacagacagaacgCAGGACGGGAGGAGCCCGAGCAGCAGCCCTTCCTGCAGGGGATTATGTTG GAGAATGGCTGTTGTAGAAGACTTATTCCTGTCAATG GGGAAGATTCTTTGTTGAAAGCCTTTGACATTATTGAGAAGAATCTGAACTGCATCTACCGCAACAGGTTCTTCAGACTTATCGGACTGAGCGACAACACCATAAACAATCCAGAATTTAGCTTTTCTGGAGATAGAGTGTATAAACTCCTGAAATCCTGGATGGAAAAGGAGGGCCTTAAAGCTGATATAAATGATCTCATTCAGGCACTGCTGCAGCTAGATCAAAAGTATTCTGCTGAAATTGTTATTCAAGAAGTCATTGATCATGGATATTTTAGATTTCAGGATGAGAGTTGA
- the LOC135264915 gene encoding pyroglutamylated RF-amide peptide receptor isoform X2 has translation MNLTPQLLDLLLEASNFSRRQFIQEYGPPPLVYIPRLPTALQPIFGLVYVLIFILALVGNTTVLILLCRRKALQSPSTFFICSLALSDLLISIFCMPATLLQHFFTNWLAGDFLCKLIPFLQVTAIATSILTMTCIAVERFKGILYPLKLQSGYSPCHAMKMLVAVWLIALAVAGPMWYAHKVEVKYDFLYDVHYTCCQEVWPHPKQRQTYTTVLSVLVFLVPMLIMAVLYGRIMAELWGKHRVHDVMFQALPGSEIKKITRKRRHAVKMMATVVLLFAICWAPFQLVSLLSDYGMLNLNSDHEFMVFSTVQILGFSNSVCNPLVYAALNNNFKKDLVGLLRRGRGKGWCPPRQLRRKVRVGVSANEPPCLRKCAERDTNRGARQWSRVAWEAEPTTSRTFPQSHLFRVATKKTSSPLLLSVTDPLPVSTSRS, from the exons ATGAACTTAACGCCGCAGCTCTTGGATCTCTTGCTGGAAGCCTCAAACTTCTCCAGGAGGCAGTTCATCCAGGAATATGGTCCACCGCCCCTGGTGTACATCCCACGGCTGCCCACTGCACTGCAACCCATCTTTGGCCTCGTCTATGTGCTGATCTTCATCCTGGCTCTGGTTGGCAACACAACCGTGCTCATTCTGCTGTGTCGGAGGAAAGCCCTGCAGTCACCCAGCACCTTCTTTATCTGCTCATTGGCGTTGAGTGATCTTCTGATCTCCATCTTCTGCATGCCTGCCACATTGCTCCAGCATTTCTTCACAAACTGGTTGGCAG GCGATTTCCTGTGCAAGTTAATACCATTTCTGCAGGTGACTGCCATAGCAACCAGCATTCTCACAATGACTTGCATCGCCGTGGAACGATTTAAAGGAATTCTGTACCCACTGAAGCTACAGAGTGGCTATTCCCCATGTCATGCCATGAAGATGCTTG TCGCCGTGTGGTTGATTGCTCTGGCAGTTGCAGGCCCAATGTGGTATGCACACAAAGTGGag GTGAAATATGACTTCCTGTATGACGTGCATTACACGTGCTGCCAAGAAGTGTGGCCCCACccgaagcagaggcagacctaTACCACTGTCCTCTCAGTCCTCGTCTTTCTGGTCCCCATGCTGATCATGGCTGTGCTGTACGGGAGGATAATGGCAGAACTGTGGGGTAAACACAGAGTCCACGATGTCATGTTTCAGGCTCTCCCGGGGTCAGAGATCAAGAAGATCACCAG AAAGAGAAGACATGCTGTGAAGATGATGGCCACTGTGGTTCTCCTGTTTGCCATCTGCTGGGCTCCTTTTCAGTTAGTCTCCCTTCTCTCTGACTACG GAATGCTGAACTTGAACTCAGATCATGAGTTCATGGTGTTCAGCACGGTCCAGATTTTGGGATTCAGCAACTCCGTGTGCAACCCGCTGGTGTACGCAGCCCTCAACAACAACTTCAAGAAGGACCTGGTGGGCTTGCtgaggcggggcagggggaaggGCTGGTGCCCGCCCCGGCAGCTGAGGCGGAAGGTTCGGGTGGGTGTCTCGGCCAATGAGCCGCCCTGTCTCAGGAAGTGTGCGGAGCGGGACACCAACAGGGGGGCGCGCCAGTGGAGCAGGGTGGCCTGGGAGGCGGAGCCCACCACTTCACGCACCTTCCCTCAAAGTCACCTCTTCAGGGTGGCCACCAAAAAGACCAGCAGCCCGCTGCTGCTCAGTGTCACTGACCCCCTCCCCGTTAGCACCTCCCGCTCGTAA
- the LOC135264915 gene encoding pyroglutamylated RF-amide peptide receptor isoform X1, producing the protein MNLTPQLLDLLLEASNFSRRQFIQEYGPPPLVYIPRLPTALQPIFGLVYVLIFILALVGNTTVLILLCRRKALQSPSTFFICSLALSDLLISIFCMPATLLQHFFTNWLAGDFLCKLIPFLQVTAIATSILTMTCIAVERFKGILYPLKLQSGYSPCHAMKMLGHMVFIIPSGSAEQLFPFLPVAVWLIALAVAGPMWYAHKVEVKYDFLYDVHYTCCQEVWPHPKQRQTYTTVLSVLVFLVPMLIMAVLYGRIMAELWGKHRVHDVMFQALPGSEIKKITRKRRHAVKMMATVVLLFAICWAPFQLVSLLSDYGMLNLNSDHEFMVFSTVQILGFSNSVCNPLVYAALNNNFKKDLVGLLRRGRGKGWCPPRQLRRKVRVGVSANEPPCLRKCAERDTNRGARQWSRVAWEAEPTTSRTFPQSHLFRVATKKTSSPLLLSVTDPLPVSTSRS; encoded by the exons ATGAACTTAACGCCGCAGCTCTTGGATCTCTTGCTGGAAGCCTCAAACTTCTCCAGGAGGCAGTTCATCCAGGAATATGGTCCACCGCCCCTGGTGTACATCCCACGGCTGCCCACTGCACTGCAACCCATCTTTGGCCTCGTCTATGTGCTGATCTTCATCCTGGCTCTGGTTGGCAACACAACCGTGCTCATTCTGCTGTGTCGGAGGAAAGCCCTGCAGTCACCCAGCACCTTCTTTATCTGCTCATTGGCGTTGAGTGATCTTCTGATCTCCATCTTCTGCATGCCTGCCACATTGCTCCAGCATTTCTTCACAAACTGGTTGGCAG GCGATTTCCTGTGCAAGTTAATACCATTTCTGCAGGTGACTGCCATAGCAACCAGCATTCTCACAATGACTTGCATCGCCGTGGAACGATTTAAAGGAATTCTGTACCCACTGAAGCTACAGAGTGGCTATTCCCCATGTCATGCCATGAAGATGCTTG GTCACATGGTCTTCATCATTCCATCCGGTTCAGCTGAACAGCTATTTCCATTTCTTCCAGTCGCCGTGTGGTTGATTGCTCTGGCAGTTGCAGGCCCAATGTGGTATGCACACAAAGTGGag GTGAAATATGACTTCCTGTATGACGTGCATTACACGTGCTGCCAAGAAGTGTGGCCCCACccgaagcagaggcagacctaTACCACTGTCCTCTCAGTCCTCGTCTTTCTGGTCCCCATGCTGATCATGGCTGTGCTGTACGGGAGGATAATGGCAGAACTGTGGGGTAAACACAGAGTCCACGATGTCATGTTTCAGGCTCTCCCGGGGTCAGAGATCAAGAAGATCACCAG AAAGAGAAGACATGCTGTGAAGATGATGGCCACTGTGGTTCTCCTGTTTGCCATCTGCTGGGCTCCTTTTCAGTTAGTCTCCCTTCTCTCTGACTACG GAATGCTGAACTTGAACTCAGATCATGAGTTCATGGTGTTCAGCACGGTCCAGATTTTGGGATTCAGCAACTCCGTGTGCAACCCGCTGGTGTACGCAGCCCTCAACAACAACTTCAAGAAGGACCTGGTGGGCTTGCtgaggcggggcagggggaaggGCTGGTGCCCGCCCCGGCAGCTGAGGCGGAAGGTTCGGGTGGGTGTCTCGGCCAATGAGCCGCCCTGTCTCAGGAAGTGTGCGGAGCGGGACACCAACAGGGGGGCGCGCCAGTGGAGCAGGGTGGCCTGGGAGGCGGAGCCCACCACTTCACGCACCTTCCCTCAAAGTCACCTCTTCAGGGTGGCCACCAAAAAGACCAGCAGCCCGCTGCTGCTCAGTGTCACTGACCCCCTCCCCGTTAGCACCTCCCGCTCGTAA
- the LOC135264915 gene encoding pyroglutamylated RF-amide peptide receptor isoform X3, with amino-acid sequence MHIFNTRKNLTQIGLLLYSLYLLWRHTSSYFKRRKLGDFLCKLIPFLQVTAIATSILTMTCIAVERFKGILYPLKLQSGYSPCHAMKMLGHMVFIIPSGSAEQLFPFLPVAVWLIALAVAGPMWYAHKVEVKYDFLYDVHYTCCQEVWPHPKQRQTYTTVLSVLVFLVPMLIMAVLYGRIMAELWGKHRVHDVMFQALPGSEIKKITRKRRHAVKMMATVVLLFAICWAPFQLVSLLSDYGMLNLNSDHEFMVFSTVQILGFSNSVCNPLVYAALNNNFKKDLVGLLRRGRGKGWCPPRQLRRKVRVGVSANEPPCLRKCAERDTNRGARQWSRVAWEAEPTTSRTFPQSHLFRVATKKTSSPLLLSVTDPLPVSTSRS; translated from the exons ATGCACATATTTAACACAAGAAAGAACCTTACACAAATCGGTCTTCTTCTATATAGCCTATATCTACTGTGGAGACATACGTCGTCATATTTTAAACGAAGAAAACTAG GCGATTTCCTGTGCAAGTTAATACCATTTCTGCAGGTGACTGCCATAGCAACCAGCATTCTCACAATGACTTGCATCGCCGTGGAACGATTTAAAGGAATTCTGTACCCACTGAAGCTACAGAGTGGCTATTCCCCATGTCATGCCATGAAGATGCTTG GTCACATGGTCTTCATCATTCCATCCGGTTCAGCTGAACAGCTATTTCCATTTCTTCCAGTCGCCGTGTGGTTGATTGCTCTGGCAGTTGCAGGCCCAATGTGGTATGCACACAAAGTGGag GTGAAATATGACTTCCTGTATGACGTGCATTACACGTGCTGCCAAGAAGTGTGGCCCCACccgaagcagaggcagacctaTACCACTGTCCTCTCAGTCCTCGTCTTTCTGGTCCCCATGCTGATCATGGCTGTGCTGTACGGGAGGATAATGGCAGAACTGTGGGGTAAACACAGAGTCCACGATGTCATGTTTCAGGCTCTCCCGGGGTCAGAGATCAAGAAGATCACCAG AAAGAGAAGACATGCTGTGAAGATGATGGCCACTGTGGTTCTCCTGTTTGCCATCTGCTGGGCTCCTTTTCAGTTAGTCTCCCTTCTCTCTGACTACG GAATGCTGAACTTGAACTCAGATCATGAGTTCATGGTGTTCAGCACGGTCCAGATTTTGGGATTCAGCAACTCCGTGTGCAACCCGCTGGTGTACGCAGCCCTCAACAACAACTTCAAGAAGGACCTGGTGGGCTTGCtgaggcggggcagggggaaggGCTGGTGCCCGCCCCGGCAGCTGAGGCGGAAGGTTCGGGTGGGTGTCTCGGCCAATGAGCCGCCCTGTCTCAGGAAGTGTGCGGAGCGGGACACCAACAGGGGGGCGCGCCAGTGGAGCAGGGTGGCCTGGGAGGCGGAGCCCACCACTTCACGCACCTTCCCTCAAAGTCACCTCTTCAGGGTGGCCACCAAAAAGACCAGCAGCCCGCTGCTGCTCAGTGTCACTGACCCCCTCCCCGTTAGCACCTCCCGCTCGTAA